CTTGCCGCTTTTCCGACCGGAGACGGCGCATGTCCTGCCTTGCCTTGTTTGACCTCGACCACACCTTGCTACCGCTGGATAGCGAATATGAATGGGCACGCTACCTGGTGGAGGCCGGCGCGGCGGATGCCGCCGAAGTCGAGGCCAACAACGCGCTGTGGCTGGCCGAGTACAGCGCCGGACGCCTGGACTTCCACCGCCACGCCGCCTTCGCCCTGGGCCTGCTGGCGCGTCATCCGCATGCACGGCTGGAGAGCCTGCGCAGCGGCTTCATGCGCGACGTGATCGCGCCGGCCATCCGCCCCGAGGCGCGCGCGCTGCTGGCCACACACCAGGACGCCGGCGATCTGTGCTGCATCGTCACCGCCACCTGCCGCTTCGTCACCGAGCCGATCGCCGAGGCGCTGGGCGTGGCGCACCTGCTGGCGGTAGAGGCCGGGCGCGACGCGTCAGGCAATTTCACGGGCGCGGTAGACGGCGTGCCGAGCTTCGGGTTGGGCAAGATCACACGCGTGGCGCAGTGGCTGGAATCGCTCGGCATGGCGTGGGCGCAGTTCGAGCGCACCGTGTTCTACAGCGACTCGCGCAACGACATTCCGCTGCTCGAAGCCGTGAGCCACCCGGTGGCCACCAACCCGGACGCTGCGCTGCGCGCGCTGGCCAACACGCGCGGCTGGCCCCTGCTGATGCTGTTTGCATCGGCCGAGCCAGCGCTGGCCACGGCCTGCCCCCCCTGACACCTGGCGCCGGTCACGGGGCTTTCACAAAACCGGGGGATGATGGCGGGCACGCTTTTGTTACCTGACCGGCCGCCAGCGCCTATATTGACGTTGACGCCCTGACAATCGACCATCGCATCGCCCCCCAAGGAGCCGCCCTCGCCCATGGCGCAGCCACCCAACGCAGGCAGTTTTGCTGAAATGCAGCAACTGGAGAGCATCCTGGAAGCCGGCGCAAGCCGCCTGGATGCCCGCCGCGTTGGCGAGGTGCAGGCAGGCGGCCAGTGCTTTCCCTTGTACACCGCCAGCATCGGGGCGAGCGATCCGCACGCGCCTGCCATCGGCTTTTTTGCCGGCATCCATGGCCTGGAGCGCATCGGCACGCATCTGCTGCTCGACTACATGCGCATGCTGCTGTGGCGCCTGGAGTGGGACGAACTGCTGGAGCGCCAGCTGCAATCCGTGCGGCTGCTGTTCATGCCGATCGTCAACCCGGGCGGCATGTGGGCGGGCGCGCGCGCCAACCCCAACGGCGTGGACCTGATGCGCAACGCGCCGCAGGACGCGGTTGGCCGGGTGCCGCCGCTGGCTGGCGGCCAGCGCGTGGGGGCATGGTTGCCGTGGTACCGGGGCAAGCTCGGTGCGCCCATGGAGGTGGAAAGCACAGCCATGCTGCAAGTGGTGGAGCAACAGTTGCAGGGCCGGCCCTTGAGCTTCGCGCTGGATTGCCACTCGGGCTACGGCTGGGGCGACAGCATCTGGTTTCCCTACGCGCGCACCACCGCGCCAATGCCGCACCTGCCCGAGATGTTTGCCCTCAAGACCATGTTCGAGCAGGCGCATCCTCACCACGGCTATGCCTTCGAGCCGCAGAGCCGCCAATACCTGCTGCACGGGGACCTGTGGGACTGGGCCTACGACCACACGCCGCCCGGCAACATCTTCCTGCCGATGACGCTGGAGCTGGGTTCCTGGCTGTGGATCAAGAAAAATCCCCGCCAGCTGTTCTCGCGCCAGGGATTCTTCAACCCGGTCAAGGCGCACCGCACCGCGCGCGTGCTGCGCCGGCATGCCAACCTGCTGGATTTCCTGGCCCGCGTGGCCTATGCGCCCGAGCGCTGGCTGCCACGCGGGCAACGCCGCCAGGAATTGCTCGACCGCGCCAACGCACAGTGGCCCTGGGGGCCGCCAGGATGAGTGACTGGATACTGCTGCGCGGCCTGACACGCGAAACCCGCCACTGGGGCATCCTGCCGGGCGTGCTGCAAACCCACGCCGGCATCGGGCCAGTCACCATGCTGGACTTGCCTGGCAATGGCGTTGAGGCGACCG
The Cupriavidus basilensis DNA segment above includes these coding regions:
- a CDS encoding HAD family hydrolase → MSCLALFDLDHTLLPLDSEYEWARYLVEAGAADAAEVEANNALWLAEYSAGRLDFHRHAAFALGLLARHPHARLESLRSGFMRDVIAPAIRPEARALLATHQDAGDLCCIVTATCRFVTEPIAEALGVAHLLAVEAGRDASGNFTGAVDGVPSFGLGKITRVAQWLESLGMAWAQFERTVFYSDSRNDIPLLEAVSHPVATNPDAALRALANTRGWPLLMLFASAEPALATACPP
- a CDS encoding M14 family zinc carboxypeptidase — translated: MAQPPNAGSFAEMQQLESILEAGASRLDARRVGEVQAGGQCFPLYTASIGASDPHAPAIGFFAGIHGLERIGTHLLLDYMRMLLWRLEWDELLERQLQSVRLLFMPIVNPGGMWAGARANPNGVDLMRNAPQDAVGRVPPLAGGQRVGAWLPWYRGKLGAPMEVESTAMLQVVEQQLQGRPLSFALDCHSGYGWGDSIWFPYARTTAPMPHLPEMFALKTMFEQAHPHHGYAFEPQSRQYLLHGDLWDWAYDHTPPGNIFLPMTLELGSWLWIKKNPRQLFSRQGFFNPVKAHRTARVLRRHANLLDFLARVAYAPERWLPRGQRRQELLDRANAQWPWGPPG